The sequence below is a genomic window from Pseudomonas cannabina.
GCCTTGCCGGCAGGTGCCGCTCAGGTTGCGACGCCTGCGGCAGATCAGCCGTTGGCCGTCGAGCCGGTTGCAGTACCCGAAGAAGATGACTCGCTGCAGAAGATCCTCGATAACCCGGTTCTGCTGGGGCTCATCGGTGGCGCAGTGTTGCTGATTCTGGCCTTGTTGCTGTTGTTTCTTGCCCGTCGCCGTGCGGCAAAGGCCGAAGCCGAGAAACACAAGCGCATGGCGCGGGCGCTGGCTGAAGAGTCCGATTTTGTCTCCGACATGGATCTGGATACGCCGCAGGCCAGTTTCGACGGGCTTGACGTGCCGCCGCCGAATGTCCGTATGGGGGCTGCCGGTGCGGCAGCCGCAGCAGCGACGCGTGAACGTCAGGCTGATCCTCTGGTGCAGGCCGAGATTCATATCGCTTACGGGCGCATGAATCAGGCGGTCGAGCTGCTTGAGGAAGCTGTTCAGGAAGATCCGAAGCGCGATGACATTCGCCTCAAGCTGATGGAAATCTACGCTGAACAGGGCAATAACAAAGCCTACGCCGCCCACGAGCGCAAGCTGGTGGCTGCGGGAAAGCCTGAAGCTGAGGTCGAGCAGCTAGAAGAACGTCACTCGACCCTGAAGCCTGCGGCGCCGCTGGCTTCTGAACCTGTCTCGACGCCATCGGCGGCGCCTGCCGTCGCGGCTGCGGCTGCGGCGGCCAGTGCTGCGGCGTTGGCTGCCGAGCTTGATGCCAAATACGTCGAAGAGTTGCTGGCGGACAACGACAATCCCGATGAGCCTGCGGAACAGGCTGCTGTGCCTGCGCCGGAGCCGGTCGCGATGCCTAAGCCGGATGAGTTCGATCATGATTTTGACTTGAGCCTGGATGAGTTCGAAGAAGCATCCACGCCTGAAGTCTCGACCGTGAACGATCTTGATGACCTTACGCTCGATGAGCCAAAACCCGACACACCGCAAGCAGCTGCTGTGCCCGACGACGAAGCGCTGACATTTGAGTCGATCATGCAGCAGCAGGAAGAGGCCCGCGCTGCGACGTCGACTGAAGAACTGGCCGACTTCGACCTGGATTTGTCCGAAGAAGACCCGGCACTGAAAAACGAAGACGACTTCTTGCTGGGCCTTGGCGATGACTCGCTTGATCTGGGCAAGACCACGCCACCGCCGGTCAGTGACGATCTGGAGCTGCCGGAAGATTTCGACCTGTCGCTGGCTGACGAGATTGAAACCGATCAGGCAAGCCAGGCGTTCGCCAGCGAAATCGATGACGTCAATGCCGAGCTGGACCGTCTTGCGCAAAAACTTGAGCATCCGCCGCTCGATGAGCCAAGGTTTACCGCCGAGGACGCAGCAGCCCTGGATGACGAGCCTGACTTCGACTTCATGTCCGGTACTGACGAGGCGGCGACCAAGCTTGATCTGGCGCGCGCCTACATTGACATGGGCGATGCCGACGGGGCGCGGGATATTCTCGACGAAGTGGTCACCGAGGGCGATGACGGCCAGAAGACCGAAGCGCGGGAGATGCTTTCGCGCCTGGTCTGACTCAAGCCTGCCAACCTGCCAACCTGCCAACCTGCCAACGGCCGCTTATGCGGCCGTTGGCCTTTCAATCTGGCGTGTTTTTTCTACGACCGTATAATGGCCGACTTTTCGCGAACCGACAGGCTCTTCCACATTGGCGAACATAGATAACCCGGCTGCCGAGATGGCGGCCGAGGGCTTTTCCCGAATCGCGCTGGGCGTGGAGTACAAAGGCTCGCGCTATTGCGGCTGGCAACGGCAGGCGTCCGGTGTGCTGACCGTGCAGGAAACCCTCGAAGACGCGCTTTCGAAAGTGGCGGCGTCGCCCGTCTCGCTGATGTGTGCCGGGCGTACCGATGCAGGCGTGCATGCCTGCGGGCAGGTGGTGCATTTCGATACTCAGGCAGAGCGTTCACTGAAAGCCTGGGTCATGGGCGCAAATATCAACCTGCCGCATGACATCAGCGTGAGCTGGGCGCGGGTCATGCCTGCGACCTTTCATGCGCGCTTCAAGGCCATCGCCCGTCGCTATCGCTATGTGATTTACAACGATCAGATCCGTCCGGCGCATCTGAATCAGGAAATCACCTGGAATCATCGTCCGCTGGACGTGGAGCGGATGGCGCAGGCCGCCGCGCATCTGGTGG
It includes:
- a CDS encoding FimV/HubP family polar landmark protein yields the protein MVQVRKLVLAIAAASALSSGMAQALGLGELSVKSTLNQPLVAEIELTEAQGLNATQVVPSLATTADFAQAGVTRQAFLNDLTFTPVINASGKSVLRITSSKPVREPYVKFLVQVLWPNGRLLREYSLLLDPPKFSPEAAAAAAAPAPAPAAAPAAPAQLAAVAPPVEAAAPEAPAPAAPAGSTALPPPTADKPAQYVTANNDTLWEIAAKVRTAGTVQQTMLAIQALNPDAFIGGNINRLKKGQVLRLPTPQQTTALPQPQAVTEVSRQYTEWRGGRRSPATGTRQVDATRRDRAGAAPSRVDTPDNLSLVSASGKPAAKGVTGDSDLGNKLAVTQEALDTTRRDNAELKSRMNDLQSQLDKLQRLIELKNGQLAKMQAAGAAVPPAAATPDATTPTNAAVPASLVDANGAPVKPAGEVAPEDALPAGAAQVATPAADQPLAVEPVAVPEEDDSLQKILDNPVLLGLIGGAVLLILALLLLFLARRRAAKAEAEKHKRMARALAEESDFVSDMDLDTPQASFDGLDVPPPNVRMGAAGAAAAAATRERQADPLVQAEIHIAYGRMNQAVELLEEAVQEDPKRDDIRLKLMEIYAEQGNNKAYAAHERKLVAAGKPEAEVEQLEERHSTLKPAAPLASEPVSTPSAAPAVAAAAAAASAAALAAELDAKYVEELLADNDNPDEPAEQAAVPAPEPVAMPKPDEFDHDFDLSLDEFEEASTPEVSTVNDLDDLTLDEPKPDTPQAAAVPDDEALTFESIMQQQEEARAATSTEELADFDLDLSEEDPALKNEDDFLLGLGDDSLDLGKTTPPPVSDDLELPEDFDLSLADEIETDQASQAFASEIDDVNAELDRLAQKLEHPPLDEPRFTAEDAAALDDEPDFDFMSGTDEAATKLDLARAYIDMGDADGARDILDEVVTEGDDGQKTEAREMLSRLV
- the truA gene encoding tRNA pseudouridine(38-40) synthase TruA, with protein sequence MAAEGFSRIALGVEYKGSRYCGWQRQASGVLTVQETLEDALSKVAASPVSLMCAGRTDAGVHACGQVVHFDTQAERSLKAWVMGANINLPHDISVSWARVMPATFHARFKAIARRYRYVIYNDQIRPAHLNQEITWNHRPLDVERMAQAAAHLVGTHDFSAFRAGQCQAKSPVKQLHHLRVTRHGKMIVIDVRANAFLHHMVRNIAGVLMTIGAGERPVEWAREVLESKVRRTGGVTAHPYGLYLVQVEYRDEFPLPDRYIGPHFLTGFAELDG